From one Dermacentor andersoni chromosome 1, qqDerAnde1_hic_scaffold, whole genome shotgun sequence genomic stretch:
- the LOC126548151 gene encoding uncharacterized protein isoform X1: protein MSLSTWAITWLPPFALHAMRARVCVPYCSVYVPSILFFILYVFTARSCRNAEAMDTTDTESVEDESEHPQQPYVDVEAVNNTLTEVHQQYNNLLLKYSNALNIIDELKCQLACGVVNKEIAGGWSESNALELRKDVRYLEADITREPLPLAPSKRNSNFVTLRHSGDRINRERAILCASDVGSLPPLEHGQVGLHSPTGVSTFPPENLREARHIEADCELEALEEPASSCMSVILDPTNDFVSYTAPTSMDDARKFSSHPCAYDSTRRRSSSHKTASVQRKYHQVAVVYPAQRNAKLCTVGCCLAHSCCCCTEKKSMHRQMDAPHSSCCFNAGLDATFTHLSRKCLWPSSGTSATADTSLFKISSALDIALKLAAELRKNSSSLLQQL, encoded by the exons ATGTCGCTTTCAACTTGGGCGATCACTTGGTTGCCCCCTTTTGCTCTGCATgcaatgcgcgcgcgcgtgtgtgtacctTACTGTTCGGTTTATGTTCCATCCATcctcttttttattttatacgTGTTCACAGCACGCAGCTGTAGAAACGCTGAAGCTATGGACACAACGGATACTGAATCGGTAGAAGATGAATCTGAACACCCACAGCAACCGTACGTGGACGTCGAAGCAGTCAACAACACGCTAACGGAAGTCCACCAGCAGTACAATAACCTGCTACTCAAGTACTCCAATGCTTTAAATATAATTGACGAGCTTAAATGCCAACTAGCTTGCGGGGTGGTCAATAAAGAAATCGCCGGTGGCTGGAGCGAGTCCAATGCATTGGAACTTCGAAAAGACGTCCGCTATCTCGAGGCTGATATAACACGGGAGCCATTGCCACTGGCCCCAAGTAAGCGAAACTCGAATTTTGTTACGCTACGACATTCTGGAGATCGCATCAATCGAGAGAGGGCGATCCTTTGTGCTTCTGACGTCGGCAGTCTGCCACCGCTAGAACATGGACAAGTTGGGCTGCACTCCCCCACTGGAGTGTCTACTTTTCCACCAGAAAACCTGCGGGAAGCGCGTCACATAGAAGCAGACTGTGAACTCGAAGCGTTGGAAGAACCTGCAAGCAGCTGTATGAGTGTCATACTTGACCCTACAAATGACTTTGTTTCATACACAGCCCCCACAAGCATGGATGATGCACGCAAATTTTCATCGCACCCGTGTGCCTATGATAGCACTCGTAGGAGATCTTCGAGTCACAAGACTGCTTCAGTGCAGCGCAAGTACCACCAAGTTGCTGTAGTTTATCCAGCGCAGCGCAATGCCAAGTTGTGCACTGTG GGTTGCTGCCTAGctcattcctgctgctgctgcactgaAAAGAAATCCATGCACCGCCAAATGGATGCTCCCCATTCCTCATGCTGCTTCAATGCTGGCCTTGACGCCACATTTACACACCTTTCAAGAAAATG CCTCTGGCCCTCCAGTGGCACGAGTGCCACCGCAGATACTTCACTATTTAAG ATCTCATCAGCTTTGGACATTGCCCTCAAGCTTGCAGCAGAATTGAGAAAAAATTCCTCTTCTCTGCTCCAACAACTATAG
- the LOC126548151 gene encoding uncharacterized protein isoform X2: MDTTDTESVEDESEHPQQPYVDVEAVNNTLTEVHQQYNNLLLKYSNALNIIDELKCQLACGVVNKEIAGGWSESNALELRKDVRYLEADITREPLPLAPSKRNSNFVTLRHSGDRINRERAILCASDVGSLPPLEHGQVGLHSPTGVSTFPPENLREARHIEADCELEALEEPASSCMSVILDPTNDFVSYTAPTSMDDARKFSSHPCAYDSTRRRSSSHKTASVQRKYHQVAVVYPAQRNAKLCTVGCCLAHSCCCCTEKKSMHRQMDAPHSSCCFNAGLDATFTHLSRKCLWPSSGTSATADTSLFKISSALDIALKLAAELRKNSSSLLQQL, encoded by the exons ATGGACACAACGGATACTGAATCGGTAGAAGATGAATCTGAACACCCACAGCAACCGTACGTGGACGTCGAAGCAGTCAACAACACGCTAACGGAAGTCCACCAGCAGTACAATAACCTGCTACTCAAGTACTCCAATGCTTTAAATATAATTGACGAGCTTAAATGCCAACTAGCTTGCGGGGTGGTCAATAAAGAAATCGCCGGTGGCTGGAGCGAGTCCAATGCATTGGAACTTCGAAAAGACGTCCGCTATCTCGAGGCTGATATAACACGGGAGCCATTGCCACTGGCCCCAAGTAAGCGAAACTCGAATTTTGTTACGCTACGACATTCTGGAGATCGCATCAATCGAGAGAGGGCGATCCTTTGTGCTTCTGACGTCGGCAGTCTGCCACCGCTAGAACATGGACAAGTTGGGCTGCACTCCCCCACTGGAGTGTCTACTTTTCCACCAGAAAACCTGCGGGAAGCGCGTCACATAGAAGCAGACTGTGAACTCGAAGCGTTGGAAGAACCTGCAAGCAGCTGTATGAGTGTCATACTTGACCCTACAAATGACTTTGTTTCATACACAGCCCCCACAAGCATGGATGATGCACGCAAATTTTCATCGCACCCGTGTGCCTATGATAGCACTCGTAGGAGATCTTCGAGTCACAAGACTGCTTCAGTGCAGCGCAAGTACCACCAAGTTGCTGTAGTTTATCCAGCGCAGCGCAATGCCAAGTTGTGCACTGTG GGTTGCTGCCTAGctcattcctgctgctgctgcactgaAAAGAAATCCATGCACCGCCAAATGGATGCTCCCCATTCCTCATGCTGCTTCAATGCTGGCCTTGACGCCACATTTACACACCTTTCAAGAAAATG CCTCTGGCCCTCCAGTGGCACGAGTGCCACCGCAGATACTTCACTATTTAAG ATCTCATCAGCTTTGGACATTGCCCTCAAGCTTGCAGCAGAATTGAGAAAAAATTCCTCTTCTCTGCTCCAACAACTATAG